Within Candidatus Thorarchaeota archaeon, the genomic segment GGCTAGCATCAGCATACAGTCACCATCATCCACCTCAAAATGAGTACTCACGCTCATTGCAGTGTCTTCGGGATCATAGAGTCTGACAACGGACGGTGTTACCCCCGCTCGGAAGATGTGCTGTATCGCTGTGAGACCTGTATGAACGTCCTTGAACGCAAAGCTGCGAAACTTGCGTGTTTCGGGCAGAGGAAAGAGCTTGAGTGTGGCCTCAGTGATCACGCACAAGGTTCCCTCAGAACCGATGAATAACTGTTTGAGATCCGGCCCCACAGAATGACGGGGGACCGCCTTGCACTCCACAATTGAACCATTGGGAAGGACCACTTGGAGACCCAGTGTCATGTCCTCAATTTTGCCGTAGAGCGATGACATTGAGCCACCAGACCGAGTAGCGATGAATCCTCCCACATTTGATGCACGTAAGGACGTGGGAGTATGTCCTGTTGTGTACCCGCGACGATTCACCGCCTCTTCAAGGTCGATTCCGACGACTCCAGCCTGCACTCTGACAGTCATCGATACATCATCGATCTCCAAAATCTTGTCCATTCGCTTCAGGTCGAGCTGGATGCCACCGTAGATTGGTAGTGTGCCTCCACAGGTACCAGCACCGCCTCCCACCGGGACCACGGGGATTCGCAGATTGTTTGCGATCTTCAGAATCTCTGCGACCTCTTCCGTTGTTGCAGGAAATGCGATGATATCCGCAAGAGGTAGGATTTCACCTGCTCGGATCTTGGCCTCACTGAGGGGCCATGCATCATGTGCGTTCAATACACGATCAGTAGTTGTCAGGGTCACATAATCGGGACCCACAATGTCTTGGATCATAGATGCGGCCTTTGTGATTGTATCCTTATCAAGAACCACGAGATCACCTCTTCAACCGAAGATGCTGTGCAAGATATACTGTGAAATCACTCACTTCTACTTCACTGTCCGCACGAAAGAGCGCATTTTCAATTTGGGCTGTGCATAAGGGACATGGGGCAACAAGATGTGTGGCACCACTCTGCTTGATTCCACTCACATTCACCTGCGTGACTGCATTTGCCACATCCGGGGAATGATAGCCCACCATCCCTCCGCCACCACAGCACGAGTCTGCCACAGAGGATGAGACATATTCGGTTGGAAGAAGTGTGAGTATCTCACGTTCGTAGTCCTCCATCTGGCGAGAAGTATGGCGAATGAGATGGCAGGGATTATGGAGTGTGACCTTTTGAGGCGCGGTCTCAGTAGAGGTCGCATCAATTGCTTTTCTGACGCGATCGATGCCAATGACCTCCACAAGGTACTCCATCATATGATAGACAGGGATGTTCCACTCTCTCTCCTCTGCCATCTGGCTCAGACTTGAGGTACACCCCGCACAGGTTGTCACTACGCTCTTGACACCCATTGCCTTTACCTTCTCTGTCAAAATATCTGCGAGGTGTTCAGCAGTGGCCGTGTCCCCAATTAATCGTGCTGGAAGACCGCAGCAACTCATCTCTTCAAGAAGCGTATAGTCCACTCCAAAGTGATCAAGAATTATTTTCCCCGCCTCACGCACTTCCTGAGCACGTTCCTCGGCTTGGCAACCGGGGTAAAAGAGGACTTCGGCGCCCTTGACAATACGATCTTCAATCAGGGGGAGTCCCAGCATCTCCAATCTCATGTCACGACTGTCGGCCTTGTCCTCAGGGTCTTCCCACGGCTCAAAGGCAAGATTATGGGTTGCGATGATCTTGCTGGTCTTCAACAGACTTTTTGGAACAAGATCGGGTCGTGTATTGAACAGCCTTGCTCGTACTATGTTCACGACCTCTGGAATGTTGACATTCTTTGGACAGACCTCTCGACAGGTCCCACAGCCAGTGCAGAGATAGATCTTGTCAACGGTGGACCAAAACTCTGGTGGTGAACGGCTCAGCTCAACAGCAATACTTCGGGGGCCACTGAAGCGATCTAGGCCAACTGCACGGACCACAGGGCAGTGATTGATGCATAGGCCACAGTTGATACACTGTTCAACTGAGCGGATGACATCGAGCTCTGCCTTGGTGTATGGTACGATCCGTTCCTGTTTCAATGTGTTCTTGACAAATTCATATGCCTCTTCCTCGCTCATGCTGACACCTCCTCTATGACCGATGTGCCCGCTGCATACCCTGTTGCCAGCGCCACACCGAGACCACTCTTCTCTACCGGCCAATTGTGCCCTGCAAGTACAGCTCCCGCACAGAAGAGGTTCGATGCATAGCGCTCACCACTAATTGTGATCGGTCTTAGGGTCTCATCACTTCCCACTCCGCAGCCGAAGAGTGGGTGTCCTTGCTCAGTGATCGACATGAGCCGAGTGAGGCGCTGTGGTCGTACATCCTCTGTTGGAATTCGTCGAGCATCAAAGACGGGCAGGTCGAATATTGTCTCATGAAGCCCTCTCTCCGAGCCAGCAATACCCCCGCCGATGAACTTTCCTGATGATAGGATAAATGCTTGTGCCTTGATCTTGATCGAACGTTTTGGAGCTCTTGCAATGACTTCCTGTACCGAGCTATTAGTGTTCGTGGCCGAGACGACCTGATGACCTTTCAGAAGAGTTCCTCCCTGTTCGACAAATATCCGTTCAAGTGCATTCTGTAAGCGTGTTCCCGGAACCGATGGGGGGAATCCCAAAAGCTCGATGATATCAGCTCTAAGTTCTTTTTCTAAGAGTGCCTTTGTTTCCAGAGGCTGATCGAGTCCAAGAACAGGTGGTATCGCAAGGTGAGTGGCGCCGCTCATCTCAATGTGTGGACTCAATTGAGTCATGAGACGATCTATTCCTTGGTAACTGTCCAGAAATCTTGCCACCTCTATGGCTGAGAGATTCTGAGGGCCTCCCAAGTGACCCAGATCGACCGTGCAATTGGCGACACGACGCGGGCCAGTTCCTTCGGTCTGGCGTTCTTCCAGATACGCCTTTGCTGCAAGCGCCGAATGAAAGTCGGGAAATCCTCGAATCCCCACAAATAGTAGAACATTATCGGGCTCTCTCGTGATTCCGCGAGGATCCATGGACTCCTGAAGAAGGGCTGTTGGTTTGGTAGTCCCAAGCATAGTTAGGGGCCAAAGGGTTTCTTTGAGGTTTCCAATGTATGGTATTGATGACCTGCTCATTTTTTGAAGGAACCAGTCCACTGATGCGCGAACCCGTTCCACCACTCTCTCCTCATTGATCACTGGTTCTCCGTTCTTGACCCCTAAGAGGGAATAGGGATGTAATGGATAGAGTGCGGAGATACCGTATAGCCCTTCTAATGGAGATGATACAGCAGTACCCGCCTGAGGAAGATATCCAACTATGTCAATTGCCCCCGAAGAGTCTGCTGTGGCACCGTGGCCTCTGGTGACGATGATTGTCTTTAGACCCGCCTCGGCCGTGACCGACCCAGCGACCAGACCTGCCATGCCGCTCCCAATGATGAGCACATCTGCTGACAAGTCCATCTAGTTCGCCTCCTCCCAAGGTTGACGTTCGGTCTGAAGTCCTGCATGATCAAGATTGGCCACACATGCATAGATGCCCTGAGCAAGCTCTTCCTGAGCAAGCTGTTCTCCACGCATGGGAGGCCGCTTTCCCTTCCAGCGTTCTGCAAGGAACTGGATGATCTCCTCGTGGTATTGTTTCCCCTCAAGTCCTAACTCTTCGGCGAGGATCGCAGCAGCCTTGAAGGTGCAAAATGTCCCCTGACAGGGCCCTGTTCCTATCCTGAGCCGGCGCCTCAGGTCGTTCATCGTCTGAGGGAATTCATTTCGAATCGTATAGCGGATCTCTGCCTCAGTCACCGGTTCACAGGTGCATATGGTCGTTTTCCAGCTTGGCTGTTCACGAGTCAATTCTAGAATCTTTGTCACTTCGGTTCCACGACGAGTCCGCATACGTTCAACAAGATGGCTTGACACGCCGTATTCTGTAGCAATGGCAAGAACATCAATATCGTCTTCATTTCCCGGTAATGGTGTTTCATGAGTCGAACATGGCGTGCTGATACCAAGTTTTTTGCAGACCAGATCTGTAGCATCTTCGGCCATCTGTCTGCACATGACCAGCTTCCCTCCAGCAAAACTGATCAGTCCTGATACGCCATCCGCTTCATGGTCAATGACCTTGTACCCTCGTGTGACATCCCCCTCTGGAATCTTCCACTCAGCCACCAATGGTCGTACGCCCTCCATCGTTCGAATGATACGCGCCTCGCGAATCGAAGGGACGACCCATTCAATACTTTTGAGTAGGTATTCGATTTCATCATGAGATGCTGAGAGGGTATCAGGATCATCCCATGTGTCAAGTGCTGTAGTCCCCAATAGTGTCGTGTTCTCATGGGGGAAGAGATAGATCATACGGCCATCAACTGCTTTTGTGATCACTCCCACATTGACCACACGTCTGTCAAAGATGATATGTGCTCCCTTGTTCATGCGGATATCCAGATGGGCTCCTGCCATCTCTACGATCTTTGGTGCCCACGGTCCG encodes:
- a CDS encoding FAD-binding oxidoreductase, with amino-acid sequence MVLDKDTITKAASMIQDIVGPDYVTLTTTDRVLNAHDAWPLSEAKIRAGEILPLADIIAFPATTEEVAEILKIANNLRIPVVPVGGGAGTCGGTLPIYGGIQLDLKRMDKILEIDDVSMTVRVQAGVVGIDLEEAVNRRGYTTGHTPTSLRASNVGGFIATRSGGSMSSLYGKIEDMTLGLQVVLPNGSIVECKAVPRHSVGPDLKQLFIGSEGTLCVITEATLKLFPLPETRKFRSFAFKDVHTGLTAIQHIFRAGVTPSVVRLYDPEDTAMSVSTHFEVDDGDCMLMLAFDGSPERVELDERVAAEICLGHGGKDFGEGPSKRWWEHRYDMYYPSKFTTAGYAIGDTIDVVATYDKLEQVYHSMKQVMEENDAIILAHFSHMYPHGGSIYMIFFLAREEADSSWAAYKKIWDDGVKACLAAGGTMSHQHGVGLSRSTYTEDELGSGMEVLRKIKAVLDPNGIMNPGKLGLEVRDR
- a CDS encoding (Fe-S)-binding protein, coding for MSEEEAYEFVKNTLKQERIVPYTKAELDVIRSVEQCINCGLCINHCPVVRAVGLDRFSGPRSIAVELSRSPPEFWSTVDKIYLCTGCGTCREVCPKNVNIPEVVNIVRARLFNTRPDLVPKSLLKTSKIIATHNLAFEPWEDPEDKADSRDMRLEMLGLPLIEDRIVKGAEVLFYPGCQAEERAQEVREAGKIILDHFGVDYTLLEEMSCCGLPARLIGDTATAEHLADILTEKVKAMGVKSVVTTCAGCTSSLSQMAEEREWNIPVYHMMEYLVEVIGIDRVRKAIDATSTETAPQKVTLHNPCHLIRHTSRQMEDYEREILTLLPTEYVSSSVADSCCGGGGMVGYHSPDVANAVTQVNVSGIKQSGATHLVAPCPLCTAQIENALFRADSEVEVSDFTVYLAQHLRLKR
- the glpB gene encoding anaerobic glycerol-3-phosphate dehydrogenase subunit B — its product is MDLSADVLIIGSGMAGLVAGSVTAEAGLKTIIVTRGHGATADSSGAIDIVGYLPQAGTAVSSPLEGLYGISALYPLHPYSLLGVKNGEPVINEERVVERVRASVDWFLQKMSRSSIPYIGNLKETLWPLTMLGTTKPTALLQESMDPRGITREPDNVLLFVGIRGFPDFHSALAAKAYLEERQTEGTGPRRVANCTVDLGHLGGPQNLSAIEVARFLDSYQGIDRLMTQLSPHIEMSGATHLAIPPVLGLDQPLETKALLEKELRADIIELLGFPPSVPGTRLQNALERIFVEQGGTLLKGHQVVSATNTNSSVQEVIARAPKRSIKIKAQAFILSSGKFIGGGIAGSERGLHETIFDLPVFDARRIPTEDVRPQRLTRLMSITEQGHPLFGCGVGSDETLRPITISGERYASNLFCAGAVLAGHNWPVEKSGLGVALATGYAAGTSVIEEVSA
- a CDS encoding FAD-dependent oxidoreductase: MAEYDVIVIGGGSTGTAMVRDCALRGLKTLLLERDDLASGTVGTCAGMISSGLKYMNEPEIVDLCSTEVVHLLHIARHIIMKDPILTPMLEMSDLSSGGNFAEEYSKRAAERDVPPVMFLTPEDSLKIEPMLNPDLIASLYFEEFFIDPFRFCLLQALDAKRHGADVRTYCEVTDIIVENGKVQGIQFFDRTSGRLESVKTKFVVNATGPWAPKIVEMAGAHLDIRMNKGAHIIFDRRVVNVGVITKAVDGRMIYLFPHENTTLLGTTALDTWDDPDTLSASHDEIEYLLKSIEWVVPSIREARIIRTMEGVRPLVAEWKIPEGDVTRGYKVIDHEADGVSGLISFAGGKLVMCRQMAEDATDLVCKKLGISTPCSTHETPLPGNEDDIDVLAIATEYGVSSHLVERMRTRRGTEVTKILELTREQPSWKTTICTCEPVTEAEIRYTIRNEFPQTMNDLRRRLRIGTGPCQGTFCTFKAAAILAEELGLEGKQYHEEIIQFLAERWKGKRPPMRGEQLAQEELAQGIYACVANLDHAGLQTERQPWEEAN